A genomic region of Methanobacterium sp. SMA-27 contains the following coding sequences:
- a CDS encoding NADH-quinone oxidoreductase subunit B family protein, producing MSLKSYSRARAVHVMLVYTGGCNGCDIEIVNCIFSPKYDAEQYKVFLTWNPREADVLVVTGPVTKHNEKPLIEIYNAIPEPKAVIAAGACALMGGVYKNIHGDIPSEEIMGPVENIIPVDAKVPGCAVRPEDILSGVVAALPLLLNAK from the coding sequence ATGAGCTTAAAATCATATTCAAGGGCAAGAGCCGTTCATGTAATGCTTGTTTATACTGGAGGATGTAATGGCTGTGATATAGAGATTGTAAATTGTATATTCTCTCCCAAGTACGATGCAGAACAATACAAAGTTTTCCTTACATGGAATCCTAGGGAAGCTGACGTACTTGTAGTTACAGGCCCGGTTACAAAACACAATGAGAAACCATTAATAGAAATATACAATGCAATACCTGAACCTAAAGCTGTTATTGCTGCAGGAGCATGTGCTCTGATGGGAGGAGTTTACAAGAATATACATGGAGACATACCCTCAGAAGAAATTATGGGACCGGTAGAGAACATAATTCCTGTTGATGCCAAGGTTCCAGGCTGTGCAGTCAGGCCAGAGGATATATTATCTGGTGTGGTAGCAGCATTACCATTGTTGTTGAATGCGAAATAA
- a CDS encoding GMC family oxidoreductase N-terminal domain-containing protein produces MKVIVVGSGAGGGTAALELASRGYDVTILEAGKPFKPFSRHLTLIEPLRRIGLLGDERNINRIFPHMDATRSDRDLVLVRGITTGGSTAISCGNMVRADQGFKELGLDLTPEFEELEKKISIRPIPMKRWRPLTRKMYESAENLGFNPKPTPKGVKLHKCNSCGLCEMGCSTGARWDSNQFLNEALKMGAVMHTSSRVEKLLIENGHINGVLIRSGSLTKIVKGDAVVLAAGGVGTAQILKASGLEAQDKLWVDIVLTLGGVSKGAKQLNEPPMAWFTEHKDYILSPYLDILSHFFHKPWRNVSLNDRVGIMVKLADMEKGTVFSDGSVQKAVTEKDELKIDNAVSNVKAIMETSEVSGPFVKGMYNGGHLGGTVPLKKEDISSMKPSGLPEGLWIADLSLAPRSQGLPTIMLTSALAMRVCKTLAQ; encoded by the coding sequence ATGAAAGTAATAGTTGTGGGTTCTGGTGCAGGTGGAGGAACAGCCGCCCTTGAGTTAGCTTCAAGAGGTTATGATGTTACTATATTAGAAGCAGGCAAACCTTTTAAACCTTTCTCAAGGCATTTAACACTAATTGAACCCCTTAGAAGGATTGGTCTTCTTGGTGATGAAAGGAATATAAATAGAATATTTCCCCATATGGATGCAACCAGATCAGATAGAGATCTGGTGCTTGTGAGAGGTATAACCACCGGGGGTTCAACTGCAATATCATGCGGTAACATGGTAAGGGCGGATCAAGGTTTTAAAGAGTTGGGACTCGATCTTACCCCTGAATTTGAAGAACTTGAAAAGAAAATAAGTATAAGACCCATTCCAATGAAAAGATGGCGGCCATTAACCCGTAAAATGTATGAGTCAGCAGAAAATCTTGGTTTTAACCCTAAGCCCACACCAAAAGGAGTGAAATTGCATAAATGTAATTCATGCGGACTCTGTGAAATGGGCTGTTCTACTGGAGCCCGTTGGGATTCTAATCAATTTTTAAATGAAGCACTTAAAATGGGTGCTGTTATGCATACATCATCACGTGTAGAAAAATTGCTAATTGAAAATGGACATATCAATGGGGTTTTAATCAGATCCGGAAGTTTAACTAAAATAGTTAAGGGAGATGCTGTTGTTCTTGCTGCAGGAGGTGTGGGTACAGCCCAAATATTAAAAGCATCAGGACTTGAAGCTCAAGACAAACTATGGGTTGATATAGTACTTACCCTTGGAGGTGTTTCTAAAGGCGCAAAACAGCTTAATGAACCTCCAATGGCATGGTTTACCGAACATAAAGATTATATATTATCTCCTTATCTTGATATATTATCTCATTTCTTTCATAAACCATGGAGAAATGTTTCATTAAATGACAGAGTTGGAATTATGGTTAAACTTGCAGATATGGAAAAAGGAACAGTATTTTCCGATGGATCTGTACAAAAAGCTGTAACAGAGAAGGATGAGTTAAAAATAGATAATGCAGTTTCTAATGTTAAAGCAATCATGGAAACATCTGAAGTTTCTGGCCCATTTGTTAAAGGAATGTATAATGGAGGACATCTTGGAGGAACTGTTCCTCTGAAAAAAGAGGATATTTCTTCAATGAAACCTTCTGGTTTACCTGAAGGACTATGGATTGCTGATCTTTCCCTTGCACCACGTTCACAGGGACTTCCAACAATAATGCTCACTTCAGCACTGGCCATGAGAGTTTGTAAAACTTTGGCACAATAA
- a CDS encoding nickel-dependent hydrogenase large subunit: MNEDNKITDKKVIETEVTMGTVHSAAIEPYRVRLFVEDEIVRDAEITVGINHRGIERIMEGLPVEKANSLTEKICGICSNSHIWNSCLVAEKAIGIEVPERAQYIRVIMEELERLHSHMLYLAHGNEVLGHETFAMRLFYIRETVMELLRMIGGNRVQYGVSIIGGIRPRCELDEMRIQKIREGLDLIEEKITDFADRFVSDPMVMSRITGVGTLSQKQAIKLGATGPTLRSTGVAIDLRSEMESYDPFEFDVITQDDGDVKSNLLVRVLEIPEAIKIIRQALDNLPEGKITNRSWEMQDAPINKSYIEVPRGTLYHSYALEDGRVRNSIIRTPSITNIGAMQYAAVGHHITDAQLAIVQCDPCFTCTDRAIQIIKI, translated from the coding sequence ATGAATGAAGATAACAAGATAACCGATAAAAAGGTCATCGAAACAGAAGTTACTATGGGAACGGTACACTCTGCAGCAATAGAACCTTACAGGGTTAGATTATTTGTTGAAGACGAAATTGTAAGGGATGCTGAAATTACAGTTGGAATCAATCACAGGGGCATTGAGAGGATCATGGAAGGATTGCCTGTTGAAAAGGCAAATAGTCTTACAGAAAAAATATGTGGAATATGTTCCAACAGCCACATATGGAACTCTTGTTTGGTTGCTGAGAAGGCCATTGGAATAGAGGTACCCGAAAGAGCTCAGTATATAAGGGTTATAATGGAGGAACTGGAACGTCTACATAGTCATATGCTTTATTTAGCTCATGGAAATGAAGTACTAGGTCATGAAACATTTGCTATGAGATTATTTTACATCCGAGAAACAGTAATGGAACTTTTACGGATGATTGGGGGTAACAGGGTACAGTATGGAGTATCCATAATCGGGGGTATTAGACCCCGTTGTGAACTTGATGAAATGAGGATACAAAAAATTAGAGAAGGATTAGACTTAATCGAGGAAAAAATAACCGATTTTGCAGATAGATTTGTCTCTGATCCCATGGTAATGTCACGTATAACAGGAGTAGGTACTTTATCACAGAAACAAGCAATAAAACTGGGCGCAACCGGCCCTACTTTAAGATCCACTGGAGTAGCAATAGATCTTCGAAGTGAAATGGAGTCCTATGATCCATTTGAATTTGATGTTATCACACAGGATGATGGGGATGTTAAATCAAATCTTTTAGTCAGGGTTCTAGAAATTCCTGAAGCTATAAAAATTATTAGGCAAGCGCTTGACAATCTTCCAGAAGGTAAAATAACCAACAGAAGTTGGGAAATGCAGGATGCCCCAATAAACAAGAGTTATATCGAGGTTCCAAGGGGAACACTATATCATTCTTACGCCCTTGAAGATGGTAGAGTAAGAAACTCTATTATTAGAACACCATCAATAACCAATATAGGTGCAATGCAGTATGCGGCTGTTGGACATCATATAACGGATGCACAGCTTGCAATAGTTCAATGCGACCCTTGCTTCACTTGCACGGATCGTGCAATCCAAATAATCAAAATATAA
- a CDS encoding 4Fe-4S binding protein, with protein MKNLIRIFLEGIITNTKRILFASDRVTDMELRSKILEGRIVPTDKVAEVSCIGCGGCANACPTEAIEMVELPEPVKLMEGLVKDKIPVLDSLKCVNCYYCHDFCPLYALFGEAGTIHPNDVGIVDLEISKLLDEPVKISEDKIAFISQYLADSTILKKRKD; from the coding sequence ATGAAAAATTTAATCAGAATATTCCTGGAGGGTATAATTACTAACACCAAAAGAATCCTCTTTGCATCAGACAGGGTGACTGATATGGAACTTAGGAGCAAAATCCTTGAAGGAAGGATAGTTCCTACAGATAAGGTTGCAGAGGTTTCATGTATAGGTTGTGGTGGATGTGCCAATGCATGCCCGACCGAGGCGATAGAAATGGTTGAACTTCCAGAACCAGTAAAACTCATGGAGGGCTTAGTAAAAGATAAGATACCTGTATTGGACAGTTTAAAATGCGTTAACTGTTATTACTGTCATGATTTCTGTCCATTATATGCTCTTTTCGGAGAAGCTGGCACCATCCATCCAAATGATGTTGGAATTGTGGATTTAGAAATATCAAAACTTTTAGATGAACCAGTTAAAATTTCAGAGGATAAAATAGCTTTCATATCTCAGTATCTTGCAGATTCAACCATACTTAAAAAGAGGAAGGATTAG
- a CDS encoding AMP-binding protein: MKNVVFLTGATGFLGTQIALRLIKKQNVNIAVLIRGKDYDTAYRHLSRAWWEWPELMEEIQGLKKFNENYSHESKIYLVKGDISEENLGLDPDEYNFLLHNVTHIIHTAADLRLNIPLDDLRKVNVQGTLNLLDLASDINKDHKIERFSHLSTAYVAGCQKNLISEDTITDEYGFLSNYERSKYEGELEVKNSDLPISIFRPGMVIGDSKSGYIKTFNTIYVLIRLYLNNQLQLMPVSKESKLNIVPVDYVAESVVELTFDQNTEGKIFHLTAPYISLPTVEDFLDFVHDWVLNNMNLRIPKPIFLPIFNLIPKISVLLKYFGKNSNSLSKTMKELAPYMNEDREFSRDNTRKFIGQYTLQWEKFLPTILNYAVYNGFFHRSERTVHEQVLFRLRSKSRPVQYYDIVNGKFLERKNSDVRKDILRSVKSLKNLGISRGDKVAIVGFNSTRYLVLDVSIGLLGAVSVPLYYTSPVNEINEIIKDCGAKIIFVGTPDLLNHLNELELENHVISFCSDNIKVPTNILSWKEFIGNENEDEKKFGEIVAPVDFDDIATIRYTSGTTGDPSGVSFTHGNLRWMAEYIASMPPWADRNHDISYLSFLPMNHVVEGILGTYAPYYAPAPLKLYFLEDFKDLEISLPRVRPTIFFSVPRFYEKIWSKILQSRVGNMYLNANEGMIKEILRRILKSSMLKQAGLDACAQLIVGSAPVSTQLLDSFNELGIQIYNAYGLTEAPLVTINKLGSNRIGTVGEPLPNTNVKINNDGEVIVQGPQVTSGYFNNKNRNNLLLQNNWLLTGDYGYLTSAGSLVITGRKKELIVNSYGKSISPLKIEGMLKHIHGVSEVMVVGDEKPYCIAMIWIDENIDQEKMAIALKDVNSKLSNPEKIKRWVILKNDLSIENGDLTANLKLKRENILKRHKYLVSIIYDDKCAEKLSKELTHIKVLYFGWEGKNNEY; this comes from the coding sequence TTGAAGAATGTTGTTTTTCTAACTGGAGCAACTGGTTTTCTGGGCACACAAATTGCTTTAAGACTAATAAAAAAACAAAATGTCAACATAGCAGTTTTAATTAGAGGAAAAGACTATGATACTGCCTACAGACATCTTTCCCGTGCATGGTGGGAATGGCCAGAATTAATGGAAGAAATTCAGGGGCTAAAAAAATTTAATGAAAATTATTCACATGAAAGTAAAATATATTTAGTCAAAGGGGATATCTCAGAGGAAAATCTTGGATTAGACCCAGACGAATATAATTTTTTATTACATAATGTTACCCATATAATCCATACTGCAGCAGATCTACGACTAAACATTCCATTAGATGATCTCAGGAAGGTTAATGTACAAGGAACTTTGAATCTCCTTGATCTTGCTTCGGATATTAATAAAGACCATAAAATTGAGCGGTTCTCTCATTTATCTACAGCTTACGTTGCTGGATGTCAAAAAAATCTAATATCCGAGGATACCATTACAGATGAATACGGATTCTTAAGTAACTATGAAAGAAGTAAGTATGAAGGGGAATTAGAAGTAAAAAATTCTGATCTTCCCATATCAATATTCCGACCTGGAATGGTTATTGGTGATTCTAAATCTGGATATATTAAGACTTTCAATACTATTTATGTTCTTATACGTCTCTATCTTAATAATCAATTGCAATTAATGCCTGTTTCAAAGGAGTCTAAACTTAATATTGTTCCTGTAGATTATGTTGCTGAATCTGTTGTGGAATTAACATTTGATCAAAATACAGAAGGTAAGATATTCCATCTTACAGCTCCTTACATTTCCCTACCTACTGTAGAAGATTTTTTAGATTTTGTTCATGATTGGGTCTTAAATAATATGAATTTAAGAATTCCTAAACCAATTTTTCTTCCTATTTTCAATTTGATCCCTAAAATTTCTGTTTTGCTAAAGTACTTTGGTAAAAATTCTAATAGTCTCAGTAAAACAATGAAAGAACTTGCACCATATATGAACGAAGATAGAGAATTTTCAAGGGACAATACAAGAAAATTTATTGGACAATATACTTTACAATGGGAAAAATTTTTACCAACAATACTCAATTATGCGGTTTATAATGGTTTTTTTCATAGATCTGAACGAACAGTACACGAACAAGTTTTATTTAGATTAAGAAGTAAAAGTAGACCTGTTCAATACTATGATATTGTTAATGGAAAATTTCTTGAAAGAAAAAACTCAGATGTAAGAAAGGATATTTTAAGAAGTGTAAAATCACTTAAAAATCTCGGTATTAGTCGAGGCGATAAAGTAGCTATCGTAGGATTTAATTCAACCAGATATCTTGTATTAGATGTTTCTATTGGATTATTAGGTGCTGTAAGTGTTCCCCTTTACTACACCAGCCCAGTAAATGAAATCAATGAAATAATAAAGGATTGTGGAGCAAAAATAATTTTTGTTGGTACTCCTGATTTATTAAACCATTTAAATGAGTTAGAATTAGAAAATCACGTAATATCATTTTGCAGTGATAATATTAAAGTCCCAACTAATATTTTATCCTGGAAAGAATTTATTGGAAATGAAAATGAAGATGAAAAAAAATTCGGTGAAATAGTTGCACCCGTTGATTTTGATGATATTGCAACTATAAGATATACATCGGGAACAACCGGAGATCCATCGGGAGTTTCATTCACCCATGGAAATTTAAGGTGGATGGCGGAATACATAGCTTCAATGCCTCCATGGGCCGATAGAAATCATGATATTTCCTATCTTTCATTCTTACCAATGAATCATGTAGTTGAAGGTATTTTAGGAACATATGCACCATATTACGCTCCTGCTCCTCTGAAACTCTATTTTTTAGAAGATTTTAAAGATCTTGAAATCAGTTTACCGCGAGTTAGGCCAACCATATTTTTTTCGGTGCCTAGATTCTATGAAAAGATTTGGTCAAAAATCCTGCAAAGTAGGGTTGGGAATATGTATCTCAATGCTAACGAAGGAATGATAAAGGAGATATTACGCAGAATATTGAAAAGTTCCATGCTTAAACAAGCTGGTCTTGATGCATGTGCCCAGTTAATAGTAGGTTCTGCCCCTGTAAGTACACAGCTACTAGATAGTTTCAATGAGTTAGGTATTCAAATCTATAATGCTTACGGTTTAACAGAAGCACCTCTTGTAACCATCAATAAACTTGGATCAAACAGAATAGGCACTGTTGGAGAACCTTTACCAAATACGAATGTTAAAATAAATAATGATGGTGAAGTAATTGTGCAAGGCCCCCAAGTAACTTCAGGTTACTTCAATAATAAAAATCGTAACAACTTATTACTCCAAAATAACTGGCTTCTTACCGGTGATTATGGTTATTTAACATCTGCTGGGAGTTTAGTGATTACTGGAAGAAAGAAAGAATTAATAGTCAATTCATACGGGAAAAGTATTAGCCCACTAAAAATTGAAGGGATGTTAAAGCATATACATGGTGTATCAGAAGTTATGGTAGTTGGGGATGAAAAACCGTACTGCATTGCTATGATATGGATTGATGAAAATATTGATCAAGAAAAAATGGCCATTGCACTGAAGGATGTAAATTCGAAACTGTCAAATCCCGAGAAAATAAAACGCTGGGTAATACTTAAAAATGATCTATCAATAGAAAATGGCGATCTCACCGCTAATTTGAAGTTAAAAAGGGAAAATATTTTAAAACGTCACAAATATCTTGTAAGTATAATTTATGATGATAAATGTGCTGAAAAACTATCAAAAGAATTAACCCATATAAAAGTTCTGTACTTTGGATGGGAAGGTAAAAACAATGAGTATTAA
- the ehbP gene encoding energy-converting hydrogenase B subunit EhbP: MKFVVRPMHIISVGGYIVETQFPFRNLIVVNPTEEPIKIDIPIFTEDWIEEHRQLGLEITPLTEKESFLSNFRKAKIKLEKLKKEKLTEKN; this comes from the coding sequence ATGAAGTTCGTTGTAAGGCCCATGCATATAATAAGCGTTGGAGGATATATTGTTGAAACTCAGTTTCCATTTAGGAATTTAATTGTAGTTAATCCAACAGAAGAACCAATTAAAATAGATATTCCTATCTTTACCGAGGATTGGATTGAAGAACATCGGCAGTTGGGTCTTGAAATAACACCACTAACAGAAAAAGAAAGTTTCCTCAGTAATTTCAGAAAGGCTAAGATCAAGCTAGAAAAGCTTAAAAAAGAAAAATTAACTGAAAAGAATTAA
- a CDS encoding respiratory chain complex I subunit 1 family protein, with product MTAINSLIAVIGTLIVALLVSVWLPGIERKFVQARIQQRVGPPISSAGIMAPIKFFFKETIKPHSPMPRLYNALPIISFLSVVFILLILMPQLYVFAALTSIIAVVGLLKIEEVIYMFMGSLSKSVMSLKMPFPDIVKGAKHPDTQRSFLEELSSLRAFRLIAFGSFPLYIALFVPVAMSKSIYLSGIVSYQHIHGPVLFTIAGILGAIVFFIGYMILLNEYPFAILKTKADVIEGPLMEYAAKYRAYVYVTRGFLMFVLASLFTTLFLGIPPNLFSWNILVTIAVALIFPILMAVMSAFSPIFTYKQFYPTVAGVSIIGILAIIFTFL from the coding sequence ATGACAGCAATAAATTCCCTAATAGCCGTAATTGGAACGTTAATAGTTGCATTATTAGTGAGTGTATGGCTTCCAGGGATTGAGAGGAAGTTTGTACAGGCAAGAATACAACAGAGGGTTGGTCCCCCAATATCCAGTGCAGGTATAATGGCACCGATTAAATTTTTCTTCAAAGAAACAATAAAACCACATTCTCCAATGCCTAGATTATACAATGCTCTTCCAATAATAAGTTTTTTATCTGTAGTATTTATATTGCTAATACTAATGCCACAACTCTATGTATTTGCGGCACTTACAAGTATAATAGCTGTTGTGGGGCTATTGAAGATTGAAGAGGTTATCTATATGTTCATGGGATCACTTTCAAAATCTGTTATGTCACTTAAAATGCCATTTCCAGATATTGTTAAGGGTGCGAAGCATCCTGATACTCAAAGGTCTTTCTTGGAGGAACTCAGTTCTCTGAGGGCATTCAGATTAATAGCTTTTGGATCCTTCCCATTGTATATAGCACTTTTTGTGCCAGTGGCAATGTCTAAGAGCATCTATTTGAGTGGTATTGTATCATATCAGCACATCCATGGACCAGTACTTTTCACAATAGCAGGAATATTGGGAGCAATTGTCTTTTTCATAGGATATATGATACTTTTAAATGAGTACCCATTTGCAATTCTAAAAACAAAGGCAGATGTTATTGAAGGACCTCTAATGGAATATGCTGCTAAATACAGGGCATATGTATATGTTACAAGAGGATTTCTGATGTTTGTCCTAGCTAGCCTTTTCACAACGCTGTTCCTTGGAATTCCTCCGAATTTATTCAGCTGGAATATACTTGTAACAATAGCAGTAGCACTAATATTCCCAATATTAATGGCAGTTATGAGTGCATTCTCTCCTATATTTACATATAAACAATTTTATCCAACAGTAGCAGGAGTTTCAATTATTGGAATACTGGCAATAATTTTTACATTCCTTTAA
- a CDS encoding polysaccharide pyruvyl transferase family protein, protein MYISKMEITPKKKGIENKGVDSKLKFNTYTKGENPDKIIRKVMLMGYNGANNTGSETRLISIIEDVRKVLGPDVQITIPTLNEENLRRYIKEDSNLIIAPIPSIFFFAIRKLVKEQDLVLLVEGSCYMDTWTSALLWAFLWTTKCANSFNIPCIAYAVDAGDLSVFNKFLVKREASKTDLIITRTSYAADELIKIGVTAPIKHTADSAFTFQTEPEDYNTIKKNWNIETSFETTDDIVGIAVIDFNLWPVVIRPWGRKENLYKWPYYFSRSPKRILASKDLAYKWAAEADRIIETHRKNIAFICMEELDEPLAKNIVNDMKHPQNARIFSSSEFNASQITEILRNVDFLVTSRYHAAVLSLEARIPQIAVGHDPRLKGLYKDLELDEDYLIDYISERNSINIWNLLSNSIDDLIKNPRKNYDKINKGFVEHLAKSKKNRVILKEFLDKKGWDVES, encoded by the coding sequence ATGTACATCTCTAAAATGGAAATTACTCCAAAAAAAAAGGGAATTGAAAATAAGGGAGTAGATTCAAAATTAAAATTTAATACCTATACAAAGGGAGAAAATCCAGATAAAATTATTCGTAAAGTTATGTTAATGGGTTATAATGGTGCAAACAACACAGGCTCTGAAACCAGACTTATATCCATAATTGAAGATGTTAGGAAAGTTTTAGGTCCAGATGTACAGATTACCATCCCTACATTAAATGAAGAGAATCTTCGCAGATATATTAAAGAAGATTCCAATTTAATTATAGCTCCTATACCCTCAATCTTTTTCTTTGCCATTAGAAAGCTTGTTAAAGAGCAAGATCTTGTTCTTCTAGTTGAAGGAAGTTGTTACATGGACACTTGGACATCTGCACTTCTTTGGGCTTTTTTATGGACAACAAAATGTGCAAATTCTTTTAATATCCCTTGTATAGCCTATGCTGTAGATGCAGGAGATTTATCGGTTTTTAATAAGTTTTTAGTGAAAAGAGAAGCAAGTAAAACCGATCTTATAATTACCAGAACATCATATGCAGCAGACGAATTAATAAAAATCGGTGTAACCGCACCAATTAAACATACTGCAGACAGTGCATTTACATTCCAAACAGAACCTGAAGATTACAATACAATTAAAAAAAATTGGAACATTGAAACATCCTTCGAAACTACAGATGATATTGTTGGAATTGCAGTTATTGACTTCAATCTTTGGCCAGTAGTAATAAGACCTTGGGGCCGTAAGGAAAATCTTTATAAATGGCCATACTACTTTTCTAGATCCCCAAAAAGAATATTGGCAAGTAAAGATTTAGCATACAAATGGGCAGCAGAAGCAGATAGAATAATTGAAACTCATCGAAAGAACATTGCATTTATTTGTATGGAAGAACTTGACGAACCTCTAGCCAAGAATATTGTTAATGATATGAAACATCCACAAAATGCAAGAATATTTTCATCTAGCGAATTCAATGCATCCCAAATTACAGAAATACTGAGGAATGTTGATTTTCTTGTTACATCCCGTTATCATGCCGCTGTTTTGTCCCTTGAAGCACGCATTCCTCAGATTGCAGTTGGGCATGATCCACGTCTTAAGGGATTATATAAAGACCTTGAATTGGACGAAGATTATCTCATAGATTATATCTCTGAAAGAAATTCCATAAATATCTGGAATCTTTTAAGTAATTCTATTGATGATCTCATTAAAAATCCAAGGAAAAACTATGATAAAATAAATAAAGGTTTCGTAGAACATTTAGCTAAATCAAAGAAAAATCGCGTAATACTCAAGGAATTTCTGGATAAAAAAGGTTGGGATGTGGAAAGTTGA
- a CDS encoding MnhB domain-containing protein, producing MSTILKIFVFPAALILICYGALTILGGHITPGGGFQGGAIIASGIIFCLIVYGLKESPIKFSHNFMASIESIGALGYVFLGLAGLFTTGFFLYNLGVDLYHIVPPNIVNIFDYPDPLHAGIIPYLNFVVGLKVLVGLSAVVITFLESEKLLKNMESK from the coding sequence ATGAGTACAATACTCAAAATATTCGTATTCCCTGCTGCATTGATATTAATCTGTTACGGTGCACTTACCATACTTGGAGGTCACATTACACCTGGAGGAGGATTTCAGGGAGGAGCAATCATAGCTTCGGGAATAATATTCTGTCTCATAGTATATGGATTAAAAGAAAGTCCAATAAAATTTTCACACAATTTTATGGCATCCATTGAAAGTATAGGTGCTCTTGGATACGTATTTTTAGGATTAGCAGGACTATTTACAACAGGATTTTTCCTTTACAATTTGGGGGTTGACCTTTATCATATAGTTCCACCTAATATTGTGAATATATTTGATTACCCTGACCCACTACACGCAGGTATAATACCATACCTTAACTTTGTTGTAGGTCTGAAAGTGCTTGTTGGATTGAGTGCTGTTGTAATAACATTCCTCGAAAGCGAAAAGCTACTGAAGAATATGGAGAGTAAATAA
- a CDS encoding 4Fe-4S binding protein produces the protein MFLSTKKCEGIGKCVEECPTQAIRIIDGKAFSCITCGACAEACPNSAIFKNKYGGFVVDRAKCNACGVCEMTCPVNNIKIEDGVVKGICARCGICVDACPINARADAQDVIEERQLKFLESLNLTIQPGSRVEKEEENVKRINICTDPDNCTLCGRCEYYCPTGALMVDIDSEGKCTDCRICEDVCPVGAIKDGIIDEKKCTLCLKCVTECPNKAMYIEDFKIKIRNLEEGEETTGSIVSCLNCGLCAEACTHGALRVIEGKLRYDPTLCEECNTMECLDVCPVGTLRLSNDPDRRIQGFCVSCGKCVQSCDVNKARILKTVEWDGSVTEDCVSCGICSEICPKGAITLRRGSIDVDLEKCILCEKCAIHCPMNAIPRTATVKKSIKEGFSFVQDKLCMNCKLCTKICPEEAIKEDSEGKIVVDDSKCTYCGACSNACPARAIILEREFEVSE, from the coding sequence ATGTTCCTATCAACTAAGAAATGTGAAGGCATTGGAAAGTGCGTTGAAGAATGCCCAACACAAGCAATAAGAATTATAGATGGTAAAGCATTCAGCTGCATAACCTGCGGTGCATGTGCTGAGGCTTGTCCAAACAGTGCCATATTCAAGAATAAATATGGAGGTTTTGTTGTCGACAGGGCCAAATGTAATGCATGTGGTGTTTGTGAGATGACATGCCCAGTTAACAACATAAAAATTGAAGATGGCGTTGTAAAGGGCATATGTGCAAGATGTGGCATATGTGTGGATGCATGTCCAATAAATGCAAGGGCAGATGCGCAGGATGTTATTGAGGAAAGACAACTCAAATTCCTTGAATCTCTTAATTTGACAATTCAACCTGGTTCAAGAGTAGAGAAAGAGGAAGAAAATGTTAAAAGGATAAATATTTGTACAGATCCTGACAACTGCACCCTTTGTGGAAGATGTGAATATTACTGTCCAACTGGTGCTTTAATGGTTGACATAGATTCTGAAGGCAAATGTACAGACTGTAGAATTTGTGAAGATGTATGTCCTGTAGGTGCAATAAAAGACGGGATTATAGATGAAAAAAAATGCACCCTTTGCCTTAAATGTGTAACGGAATGTCCAAACAAAGCAATGTACATTGAAGATTTTAAGATTAAAATAAGGAATCTTGAAGAAGGGGAAGAAACAACAGGGTCAATTGTATCATGTCTCAACTGTGGACTCTGTGCCGAGGCTTGTACACACGGAGCACTTCGTGTAATAGAAGGCAAACTGCGATATGATCCAACATTATGTGAAGAGTGCAATACAATGGAATGTCTGGATGTCTGTCCAGTAGGTACTCTTAGACTATCTAATGATCCAGATCGCCGTATACAAGGTTTCTGTGTTTCATGCGGTAAATGTGTTCAATCTTGTGATGTTAATAAAGCTAGGATTTTAAAAACAGTTGAGTGGGATGGAAGTGTTACAGAAGACTGTGTATCTTGTGGTATATGTTCAGAAATTTGCCCGAAAGGTGCAATCACTCTTAGACGAGGTTCAATAGATGTGGATCTTGAAAAATGTATCCTCTGTGAAAAATGCGCAATACATTGCCCAATGAATGCTATACCAAGAACTGCAACCGTTAAAAAATCCATAAAAGAGGGTTTCAGCTTTGTACAGGACAAACTATGTATGAACTGCAAACTTTGTACAAAAATATGTCCTGAGGAAGCAATTAAAGAAGATTCAGAAGGTAAAATTGTAGTAGATGATTCAAAATGCACATACTGTGGAGCCTGCTCAAATGCATGTCCTGCCAGGGCAATAATACTTGAAAGAGAATTCGAGGTATCAGAATGA